In Candidatus Nitronauta litoralis, one DNA window encodes the following:
- a CDS encoding TetR/AcrR family transcriptional regulator: protein MIVPIAMKTPKAQKSREQILQAAFTLFRQKGYEETSMREIAREAGMAVGAAYYYFRTKDEMILEIYSRTQREAEIKNREMCSETRSFRRRFSGLLFYRLGLIEEHRKLFVVLTQKGINPSNSLSPFSAETASLRKAAVRLMEDTIEGSDLKISSTLRPILPQLLWFFQMAVILFWALDTSREQTRTRRLVEVALNLMVPLFGMSLLPLAGIFNRSVVEIHGLLNTLIQEENVAPSPKKAQGE, encoded by the coding sequence ATGATCGTCCCAATTGCAATGAAAACACCGAAAGCGCAAAAAAGCAGAGAGCAGATCCTTCAGGCGGCTTTCACTCTGTTTCGGCAAAAGGGCTATGAGGAAACCTCTATGCGGGAAATAGCCAGGGAAGCTGGAATGGCAGTCGGGGCGGCTTATTACTATTTCCGGACCAAGGACGAAATGATCCTGGAAATTTACAGCCGCACCCAGCGGGAAGCGGAAATCAAGAACCGGGAAATGTGCTCCGAAACTCGCAGCTTCCGCAGGCGGTTTTCGGGCCTTTTGTTCTACCGGCTCGGGTTGATTGAAGAGCACCGCAAATTATTTGTAGTCCTGACCCAAAAAGGAATCAATCCCTCCAATTCCCTTTCTCCCTTTTCAGCGGAGACCGCGAGTTTGCGAAAAGCGGCGGTCCGATTGATGGAGGACACCATTGAAGGCAGCGATTTGAAAATATCTTCAACCCTGCGTCCGATCCTTCCGCAGCTACTCTGGTTTTTTCAGATGGCAGTGATTCTTTTCTGGGCTCTGGACACCTCCAGGGAGCAGACCCGGACTCGAAGGCTGGTGGAAGTGGCTTTAAATTTGATGGTCCCTCTTTTTGGTATGTCACTTCTACCATTGGCGGGAATTTTTAACCGATCGGTGGTGGAGATTCACGGACTACTCAACACCCTGATTCAGGAAGAAAATGTGGCCCCTTCTCCCAAAAAAGCACAGGGGGAATGA
- a CDS encoding PAS domain-containing protein, translating to MISKSLVRRQFIPVALVLLLALGIVGWFSLGSLREFIFKQAQDDLQVRAELLRPQMASLLKTSSPKELQKACLGFGSSARARVTLVGYDGSVLCDSEEDPSRLAHHGSWSEILQAVKGKPGYEVRVDPYNNERTLFVAVPIMEGGKVAAVIRTSLPLSFLGKTVDNLAWPLSFAVLLFALFAGFMLFYFSKGVVRHVGQVKSGAERFAEGDFSFRLPLTEIREFDGLSQALNNMAAQLDDRIRTITEQRNEQEAILTSMVEGVFAIDPDEIVIHLNQAAGRLFGINPQQAQGKPLQAVVRNTQLLDFVKKALSSGDLLERDIELIWEGQVRFLQTRGTILRNTRNESIGAVFVLYDITRLRKLETMRRDFVANVSHELKTPITSIKGFVETLLDGALESPEDTRRFLGIVSKQAERLNAIIEDLLSLSRIEQDSETREIVKQDCQLREVLENAIGDCSPKANAKDIFLNLECDTKLRAKVNPPLLEEAVVNLVDNAIKYSDSQKRVEIAAIRDNGEVVIQVKDQGRGIDTQHLPRLFERFYRVDKARSRQMGGTGLGLAIVKHITQAHGGSVDVESNPGSGSIFSIHLPDKN from the coding sequence ATGATTTCAAAATCCCTGGTGCGCCGACAATTCATACCGGTTGCTCTGGTTTTGCTCCTGGCATTGGGAATTGTCGGTTGGTTTTCACTGGGGTCCCTTCGCGAATTTATTTTTAAGCAAGCCCAGGATGACCTTCAGGTCCGCGCCGAATTGCTCAGACCTCAGATGGCATCTTTATTGAAAACTTCTTCCCCCAAAGAACTGCAAAAGGCTTGTCTGGGTTTTGGAAGCAGTGCCCGTGCGCGTGTAACTCTGGTCGGGTACGACGGTTCCGTTTTGTGCGATTCGGAAGAAGACCCTTCGAGACTTGCCCACCACGGCAGTTGGTCTGAAATCCTTCAGGCCGTAAAGGGTAAGCCGGGTTATGAAGTTCGTGTGGACCCTTATAATAATGAGCGCACACTTTTTGTGGCAGTTCCCATTATGGAAGGGGGAAAGGTAGCGGCGGTTATTCGCACTTCCTTGCCGCTCAGCTTTTTAGGAAAGACGGTCGATAATCTGGCTTGGCCGCTTTCCTTTGCCGTGTTGTTGTTTGCGCTGTTTGCCGGGTTCATGTTGTTCTATTTTTCAAAAGGGGTGGTCCGCCACGTGGGTCAGGTGAAATCCGGTGCCGAACGGTTTGCTGAAGGGGATTTCAGTTTTCGCCTGCCCCTTACAGAAATTCGTGAATTTGACGGGTTGTCACAGGCGTTAAACAATATGGCGGCCCAATTGGATGACCGGATCCGGACCATCACTGAACAGCGCAATGAACAGGAGGCGATCCTCACCAGTATGGTGGAAGGCGTATTTGCTATCGACCCGGATGAAATCGTTATCCACCTCAACCAGGCAGCCGGCCGGTTGTTCGGAATCAATCCACAACAGGCACAGGGCAAGCCCTTACAGGCGGTGGTTCGTAATACCCAGTTGCTGGATTTTGTAAAAAAAGCGCTTAGCAGCGGAGACCTGTTGGAGCGGGATATCGAGCTGATCTGGGAAGGGCAGGTTCGTTTTCTCCAGACCCGGGGGACGATCCTCAGAAATACCAGAAATGAAAGTATCGGCGCAGTGTTTGTTTTGTACGACATCACACGGCTTCGAAAACTGGAGACGATGCGCCGTGATTTTGTAGCCAACGTATCCCATGAGCTGAAAACTCCCATTACATCTATAAAAGGATTTGTCGAAACCCTGCTGGATGGTGCACTGGAATCTCCAGAAGACACAAGGAGGTTCCTGGGTATCGTGTCCAAACAGGCGGAGCGGTTGAACGCCATTATTGAAGACCTGCTCAGCCTGTCTCGGATTGAACAGGATTCCGAAACTCGCGAAATCGTGAAGCAGGACTGCCAACTCCGTGAAGTTCTGGAAAACGCGATTGGAGACTGTTCCCCCAAAGCCAATGCGAAGGATATATTTTTAAACCTGGAATGTGATACCAAACTTCGCGCGAAGGTCAATCCTCCTTTACTGGAAGAAGCCGTTGTCAATCTGGTAGACAATGCCATTAAATATAGCGATTCTCAAAAACGGGTGGAGATCGCGGCCATTCGAGACAACGGTGAAGTCGTGATCCAGGTGAAAGATCAGGGGCGTGGTATCGACACCCAGCATCTGCCTCGATTATTCGAGCGATTTTACCGGGTCGACAAGGCGAGGAGTCGGCAAATGGGGGGCACCGGTCTGGGGCTGGCCATCGTCAAACACATCACCCAGGCTCACGGTGGATCGGTCGATGTCGAAAGTAACCCCGGGTCCGGAAGTATTTTCTCGATCCACCTCCCTGATAAAAATTAA
- a CDS encoding ABC transporter permease subunit produces MSDLVTQQGEVPEKVSSMATEKGLQSRLAKDRMATRVVVISGFAVIFFILAIFFVIAAEVFPLFQSPEITLEEVIETKSEGTVFALGTEEHKTVAYTITSQGIYFQSLKGGQSWPPVKLPDLEGATITSASSPQKHTVILGLSDGRALGVKINFDITFNENNERSVNPAAEILDFIPMNDTGKPVELIQHYVGESGYLVTSVTGENEVIAVKVKRKKNMMGVVRTKTKSYNFVLPNKGEITALAVDQELGAVYAGTGTGQVIRLALPVDEGESTAEIIGATPDKATKITLLKFLNGGMTLVVGDDEGRVMSTQIVKGEAGRNHLSYVHLFDQHQGPVLKMGYSQRDKGFVTAGADGVVMYHYGTSGQTEYSINTGWTRKIAGLVLAPKGNGVMVLDEKGSLGNWKVQNPHPGITLKSLFGKVRYEGYEKEEYSWQSTGGTDEFEPKFSLTPLIFGTLKGTLYAMLFAAPLALFAAFYSSQFMHSSLMHLVKPTVEFMAALPSVVLGFFAALWLAPRVEELLPSLLMMPVVIGLLVFVVQYIAEHTNLRYYFKEKPAAEFYFLLVLVLLGTGLAFGSGIWFESIFLKGDFRVWLLDVAGLGYDQRNSLVVGMAMGFAVIPIIFTIAEDSLSSVPKLLSAGSLALGATRWQTAVRVVLPTASPGIFSALMIGFGRAVGETMIVLMATGNTPVMDWSAFSGFRALSANIAVELPEAPEGGTLFRILFLAALLLFMFTFVVNTIAEWVRLKLRERYRVL; encoded by the coding sequence ATGAGTGATCTGGTGACCCAGCAAGGAGAGGTCCCTGAAAAAGTGTCCTCCATGGCAACCGAAAAAGGCCTTCAATCCCGGTTAGCGAAAGATCGCATGGCCACTCGTGTGGTGGTAATAAGCGGATTTGCGGTGATCTTTTTTATTCTCGCCATTTTCTTTGTCATCGCTGCAGAAGTTTTTCCATTGTTTCAATCTCCGGAAATTACCCTTGAAGAGGTGATCGAGACGAAAAGTGAGGGAACTGTTTTTGCTCTGGGAACTGAGGAGCATAAAACAGTGGCCTATACCATCACCAGCCAGGGTATCTATTTTCAGTCTTTAAAAGGTGGACAAAGCTGGCCACCGGTTAAGTTGCCGGATCTTGAAGGTGCAACGATCACCTCAGCCTCCTCTCCCCAGAAACATACGGTCATCCTCGGTCTTTCAGACGGGAGGGCTTTGGGAGTAAAAATAAATTTTGATATCACCTTCAATGAGAATAATGAACGGAGCGTAAATCCGGCTGCTGAGATTCTGGACTTTATCCCAATGAACGATACCGGCAAGCCTGTTGAATTGATCCAGCACTATGTAGGTGAGTCCGGTTATCTGGTCACCAGCGTCACCGGTGAGAATGAGGTGATTGCGGTTAAGGTGAAGCGCAAAAAAAATATGATGGGTGTTGTCCGTACTAAAACCAAATCCTACAATTTTGTTCTGCCCAACAAAGGGGAGATCACGGCCCTTGCCGTCGATCAGGAGCTGGGGGCTGTGTATGCCGGAACAGGGACAGGGCAGGTCATCAGGTTGGCTCTTCCTGTTGATGAGGGGGAATCCACAGCTGAAATAATCGGGGCGACACCAGATAAAGCGACCAAAATCACTCTGTTAAAATTCCTGAATGGAGGGATGACCCTTGTTGTGGGTGATGATGAGGGTCGTGTCATGTCGACTCAAATCGTGAAGGGAGAAGCCGGGCGTAATCATCTGAGCTACGTGCACCTGTTTGATCAGCATCAAGGCCCAGTTTTGAAAATGGGGTATTCACAACGGGACAAGGGGTTTGTCACTGCCGGTGCAGATGGCGTGGTGATGTATCACTACGGAACATCCGGACAAACCGAGTACAGTATCAATACTGGATGGACCCGGAAAATCGCAGGTCTGGTGTTGGCTCCCAAGGGTAACGGGGTAATGGTTCTTGATGAAAAGGGAAGTCTTGGAAACTGGAAAGTTCAGAATCCGCATCCTGGAATAACCTTAAAATCCCTGTTTGGCAAGGTTCGTTATGAAGGTTATGAGAAAGAAGAATACTCCTGGCAGTCCACTGGCGGTACCGATGAGTTTGAGCCCAAGTTCAGCCTGACCCCCTTGATATTTGGAACGCTCAAAGGGACGTTGTACGCGATGCTGTTTGCGGCACCGTTGGCATTATTTGCTGCATTTTATTCTTCACAGTTCATGCATTCATCCCTCATGCACCTTGTGAAGCCAACAGTTGAGTTCATGGCGGCCCTGCCAAGCGTTGTATTGGGTTTTTTCGCGGCCTTATGGCTTGCGCCGCGGGTTGAAGAATTATTACCATCTCTATTGATGATGCCTGTGGTGATAGGTCTCCTTGTCTTCGTTGTCCAATACATTGCTGAGCACACGAACCTCCGTTATTACTTTAAGGAAAAGCCCGCCGCCGAGTTTTACTTTCTCCTTGTTCTGGTTCTTCTGGGTACCGGCCTCGCATTTGGGTCTGGCATCTGGTTCGAATCCATTTTCCTGAAAGGGGACTTTCGGGTCTGGTTGCTCGACGTTGCAGGTCTTGGTTACGACCAGAGAAATTCGCTGGTCGTGGGCATGGCCATGGGGTTTGCTGTAATTCCGATTATTTTCACTATTGCCGAGGATTCTCTGTCCAGTGTGCCGAAGCTGTTATCTGCGGGATCACTTGCGCTGGGGGCTACCCGCTGGCAAACAGCCGTCCGTGTTGTTCTGCCCACGGCGAGTCCTGGAATATTTTCTGCCTTGATGATCGGGTTTGGGCGCGCCGTTGGCGAAACCATGATTGTTCTAATGGCAACCGGAAATACACCTGTGATGGACTGGAGTGCTTTTTCAGGTTTTCGGGCGTTGTCCGCCAATATAGCGGTGGAACTTCCAGAGGCTCCTGAGGGCGGCACCTTATTCCGCATTTTATTTTTAGCGGCTCTGCTACTGTTTATGTTTACTTTTGTGGTCAATACCATTGCCGAATGGGTAAGGTTAAAACTTAGGGAAAGGTACCGGGTGCTATAA
- a CDS encoding response regulator transcription factor codes for MPGEKVLVVEDEEDIQELIRYNLAREAYSVTCVTCGEEGLKSAQSTSPDLIVLDLMLPGVDGLEVCKTLKSDKNTASIPVVMVTAKGEESDVVTGLELGADDYVTKPFSPKVLLSRIKAVLRRKTEGPIDTNGVINIKNLTIHPGRHEVLVENETVDLTFTEFKILQTLASRPGWVFTRSQIVDAVRGENYAVTDRSVDFQVVGLRRKLGPCAEFIQTVRGVGYRFQE; via the coding sequence ATGCCCGGTGAAAAAGTACTGGTCGTAGAAGACGAAGAAGACATTCAGGAACTGATCCGCTACAATCTGGCCCGCGAAGCGTATAGCGTCACTTGTGTGACCTGTGGCGAGGAAGGGTTGAAGTCTGCGCAGAGCACATCTCCAGACCTGATCGTTCTGGATTTAATGCTTCCGGGGGTGGATGGGCTTGAAGTTTGTAAAACCCTTAAATCTGATAAGAACACAGCGTCAATCCCGGTGGTGATGGTGACGGCCAAAGGGGAGGAGAGCGATGTGGTAACGGGACTCGAACTGGGTGCTGATGACTATGTTACCAAGCCGTTCAGTCCCAAGGTTTTGTTGTCTCGCATCAAAGCGGTTCTGCGTCGTAAAACGGAAGGCCCCATCGATACAAATGGGGTTATCAATATCAAAAACCTGACGATCCATCCCGGTCGTCATGAAGTCCTGGTGGAGAATGAAACGGTAGATCTTACGTTCACCGAGTTTAAGATTTTACAAACCCTGGCCTCACGCCCCGGCTGGGTGTTCACCCGTTCCCAGATCGTGGATGCCGTCCGCGGTGAAAACTATGCTGTGACGGACCGGTCTGTGGATTTTCAAGTGGTCGGCCTGCGTCGCAAACTCGGGCCTTGTGCGGAATTTATTCAGACCGTTCGGGGTGTCGGTTACAGGTTTCAGGAGTGA
- a CDS encoding PstS family phosphate ABC transporter substrate-binding protein, with protein sequence MKSKMLIGTLSIVMTCAMVASVMAAPAGVDPTVPDYKKTSGVSGNLNSIGSDTLNNLMTFWAEKFRETYPNINVQIEGKGSSTAPPALIEATSQLGPMSRQMKSKELDAFEAKFGYKPTPIRVAIDALAVFVHKDNPIKGMSLAQVDAAFSKTQKRGKPNAKTWGDLGLSGDWAKRPISLFGRNSASGTYGYFKKVAMKKGDYKNEVKEQPGSASVVLGVSVDRYGMGYSGIGYRTAGVRALPLSESGNDFVGPTVENAIAGDYPLARFLYVYVNKAPGKPLDPLTLEFLKFVLSKGGQEIVVKGGYFPMPGVVVKEELSKLQDGALTN encoded by the coding sequence ATGAAAAGCAAGATGTTAATCGGTACCCTTTCCATTGTGATGACCTGTGCAATGGTGGCCTCTGTTATGGCGGCCCCGGCAGGTGTTGATCCAACTGTTCCCGATTACAAGAAGACCAGCGGTGTCAGCGGTAACTTGAACAGCATTGGTTCCGATACATTGAATAACCTGATGACGTTCTGGGCGGAAAAATTTCGTGAAACCTATCCTAATATCAATGTTCAGATTGAAGGTAAGGGTTCCTCCACAGCGCCTCCTGCCCTGATCGAAGCGACCTCCCAACTCGGGCCCATGTCTCGCCAGATGAAATCCAAGGAACTGGATGCGTTTGAAGCCAAGTTCGGTTACAAGCCAACGCCCATCCGGGTGGCGATTGATGCTCTCGCAGTCTTTGTTCATAAAGACAATCCGATCAAGGGAATGAGTCTTGCCCAGGTTGATGCGGCTTTCTCCAAAACCCAGAAGCGCGGTAAGCCCAATGCCAAAACCTGGGGCGATCTTGGTCTCTCAGGGGACTGGGCCAAGCGCCCGATCAGCCTGTTCGGTCGTAACTCCGCTTCCGGAACCTATGGGTACTTTAAAAAAGTGGCCATGAAAAAAGGCGACTACAAAAATGAAGTCAAGGAACAGCCAGGGTCTGCATCTGTTGTTCTGGGGGTCAGCGTTGACCGTTATGGAATGGGTTACAGTGGAATTGGCTACCGCACCGCTGGTGTCCGGGCGCTTCCATTGTCTGAGTCGGGTAACGACTTTGTGGGTCCAACGGTAGAAAACGCAATTGCTGGTGACTACCCTCTGGCACGTTTCCTTTATGTCTACGTCAACAAGGCACCAGGTAAACCTCTTGATCCGCTGACGCTTGAGTTTCTCAAGTTTGTTCTCTCTAAAGGTGGGCAGGAAATCGTGGTCAAAGGGGGATACTTCCCAATGCCAGGTGTTGTGGTAAAAGAAGAGCTTTCCAAATTGCAGGACGGAGCCCTGACCAACTAA
- a CDS encoding TIGR01777 family protein produces MIIAGGSGFLGSALAGKLVEENYDVVVLTRSPQNSDPDIRQVLWDGRTLGDWQFYLEGAYGLINFTGRSINCVPDKNNREELLNSRVDSVNVLAEAVRLCVSPPIVWVQSSAIGAYGDCGDTPIDESAPLADNYLGQLSRTWESAFEQAELPRTRKVTLRIGFVLGPDGGGLKTLAGLTRWFLGGAAGSGEQYISWIHIEDLNEMMLWALRRKMVSGVLNATGPTPATNAEFMQKLRTTLGRPWCPPAPAFVVRLFARWILKSNADLALDGRRCRPTKFRKLGFRFRFTSLDYALQKILKPDDVHLGPA; encoded by the coding sequence ATCATCATTGCAGGAGGGAGCGGGTTTCTCGGTTCAGCCCTCGCTGGAAAACTGGTTGAAGAAAACTATGACGTCGTGGTTCTCACCCGGTCACCTCAAAACAGCGATCCGGATATACGGCAAGTGTTATGGGATGGCAGGACTCTGGGTGACTGGCAATTTTATCTGGAAGGCGCCTACGGTCTGATCAATTTCACCGGGCGTTCCATCAACTGTGTGCCCGATAAAAATAATCGGGAAGAACTTTTAAACTCCCGCGTGGATTCAGTCAATGTCCTTGCAGAAGCAGTCCGGTTATGCGTAAGCCCGCCCATCGTCTGGGTACAATCCAGCGCCATTGGTGCCTATGGTGATTGCGGTGACACCCCGATTGATGAATCGGCTCCCCTTGCTGACAATTATCTGGGGCAGCTTTCAAGAACCTGGGAATCGGCTTTTGAACAAGCCGAATTACCGCGGACGCGCAAAGTGACTTTGCGGATCGGATTCGTATTGGGACCGGATGGTGGCGGCCTCAAAACACTTGCCGGTTTAACGCGCTGGTTTCTTGGGGGTGCGGCGGGGTCGGGGGAGCAATACATCAGTTGGATTCATATTGAAGATTTAAACGAAATGATGTTGTGGGCTCTCAGGCGCAAAATGGTATCAGGTGTCTTAAATGCAACCGGTCCCACACCCGCGACCAACGCGGAGTTTATGCAAAAACTCAGGACAACACTGGGGCGGCCCTGGTGTCCACCGGCACCAGCATTTGTTGTGCGTTTATTCGCGAGGTGGATATTGAAGTCGAATGCCGATCTGGCGCTGGATGGCAGACGTTGCCGCCCGACAAAATTTCGAAAGCTGGGGTTCCGTTTTCGTTTCACCAGTCTGGATTATGCGTTGCAAAAAATATTAAAACCGGACGATGTTCACCTTGGGCCAGCATGA
- a CDS encoding class I SAM-dependent methyltransferase, producing the protein MGFYSDVILPFGIDFCMRGEEFSEYRKKYLADVKGDTLEVGFGSGLNLPHYPDTITRLWALDPAKMGRKLAKKRLEAISFPIEFIDLEDERIPLEDASVDTVVTTWTLCTIPPVADALQEFKRVLKPGGRYVFLEHGLSPDDNIARWQNRLNPIQKAFAGGCHLNRRIDDLIAASGLKIEKLENFYFPCPKIAGYMYAGYAVKEG; encoded by the coding sequence ATGGGATTTTACTCCGACGTTATTCTGCCTTTCGGCATCGACTTTTGCATGCGAGGCGAGGAGTTTTCCGAGTATCGCAAAAAGTATCTGGCCGATGTCAAAGGCGACACCCTGGAGGTGGGGTTCGGCTCCGGTCTCAACCTGCCGCACTATCCGGACACGATCACCAGACTGTGGGCACTCGATCCTGCAAAGATGGGTCGAAAACTGGCAAAGAAAAGACTGGAAGCCATAAGTTTCCCCATCGAATTTATAGATCTCGAAGATGAACGCATTCCGCTGGAGGATGCGTCTGTTGATACGGTTGTCACCACCTGGACCCTTTGCACCATTCCACCCGTAGCCGATGCCCTGCAGGAATTCAAACGTGTGCTGAAACCCGGAGGCCGTTATGTTTTTCTGGAACATGGATTGTCACCGGACGACAATATTGCACGTTGGCAGAACCGGTTGAACCCGATTCAAAAAGCTTTTGCCGGCGGGTGTCACCTCAACCGCAGGATCGACGACCTCATTGCAGCTTCGGGACTCAAGATAGAAAAACTGGAAAACTTCTACTTTCCCTGTCCCAAAATTGCCGGGTATATGTATGCGGGATATGCAGTGAAGGAAGGTTAA